The following coding sequences lie in one Rhodopirellula bahusiensis genomic window:
- the xseA gene encoding exodeoxyribonuclease VII large subunit, protein MSDSTQFSLFDSDDEKPAKAAAPKRKVAKKVRRSSTSDDAISISELTRQIKSTVESGFPSVWVAGEITDIARPRSGHLYFTLKDERSQIRGVMWRSVAERLPFDLDDGQSVLCMGDVEVYAARGSYQLVVRKCQPQGMGALQLAFAQLQAKLQAEGLFEPERKRLLPRVPRRVAIVTSPTGAAIQDFLQAAAQRHAGIEIVLIPASVQGPGSVEALIDGMRAAHRMRPQPDVLIVSRGGGSLEDLWSFNDEQLVRAIAASRIPTVSAVGHEIDVTLADLVADVRALTPTDAASRVLPDRDSMVAALDALGQMMTTNLFRRIQSERQRLENWESRPVFQNPFELVHDRSRDLDDWDERGRSAIWRRLEQAQAKLATVAAAQSALSPLAVLARGYSVTQTENGQVVRSTQDVLPGDTLRTRLSDGDVFSVVSRQESNDDRSEPS, encoded by the coding sequence ATGAGTGACAGCACCCAATTTTCGCTGTTCGATTCGGACGACGAAAAGCCAGCCAAAGCCGCGGCACCCAAACGCAAGGTTGCAAAGAAAGTCCGGCGGTCTTCCACCAGCGACGATGCGATTTCGATTAGCGAGCTGACGCGTCAGATCAAGTCGACGGTAGAGTCGGGCTTTCCAAGTGTTTGGGTGGCGGGAGAGATCACCGACATCGCCCGCCCTCGAAGTGGGCACCTGTACTTCACCCTGAAAGACGAACGATCGCAGATTCGTGGCGTCATGTGGCGAAGTGTTGCGGAGCGTTTGCCGTTCGACTTGGACGACGGACAAAGCGTGCTTTGCATGGGAGACGTGGAGGTCTATGCGGCGCGTGGTTCCTACCAGCTTGTCGTTCGGAAGTGCCAGCCTCAAGGAATGGGCGCACTCCAACTGGCCTTTGCACAACTGCAAGCGAAACTGCAAGCCGAGGGTTTGTTTGAACCAGAACGCAAGCGGTTGCTGCCACGGGTGCCTCGCCGAGTCGCGATTGTGACTAGCCCCACCGGCGCAGCGATTCAAGACTTTTTGCAAGCTGCTGCGCAGCGACACGCTGGGATTGAGATCGTGCTCATCCCGGCCAGTGTCCAGGGACCGGGAAGTGTCGAGGCATTGATTGATGGAATGCGGGCCGCTCACCGGATGCGTCCCCAGCCTGATGTGCTGATCGTCTCCCGAGGCGGAGGTTCACTGGAAGACCTGTGGTCGTTCAACGACGAACAATTGGTCCGAGCAATCGCGGCATCTAGAATTCCGACGGTCTCCGCGGTCGGGCACGAGATTGATGTGACGCTGGCGGACTTGGTTGCGGACGTTCGCGCATTGACACCGACCGACGCCGCGTCTCGAGTCCTGCCGGACCGCGATTCGATGGTCGCGGCCCTCGATGCACTCGGTCAGATGATGACGACCAACCTGTTCCGGCGGATTCAATCCGAACGGCAACGACTTGAAAACTGGGAATCTCGCCCGGTATTCCAAAACCCGTTTGAGCTGGTTCATGATCGCAGTCGGGACTTGGACGATTGGGACGAACGTGGACGCTCCGCGATTTGGCGGCGATTGGAACAGGCCCAAGCTAAACTAGCGACCGTTGCGGCTGCCCAGTCCGCACTTTCACCGCTCGCCGTGCTGGCTCGTGGTTACAGTGTGACGCAGACCGAGAATGGGCAAGTCGTCCGTTCCACGCAGGATGTTCTTCCTGGTGATACCTTGAGAACTCGATTGTCCGACGGCGATGTGTTTTCCGTCGTTTCGCGACAGGAATCGAACGACGACCGATCTGAACCGTCTTGA
- a CDS encoding Kelch repeat-containing protein → MTRLLLCALLLATSSLLQAEPPELKPNAWLNVKTEGQPTARHEAALVGFQGKLFLLGGRRINPVDVYDPETNVWTTKSETPLELHHFQGVVVGDAIYLMGAMTGPYPKETPLEKVVVYHPKEDRFDFVHSIPESRRRGGAGAIYRDGWIYLVGGITNGHVDGCRSWFDRYNPKTGVWEILPDAPHERDHFQAAVIGNRLYAAGGRVTSKRDNAVFSQTISKIDVYDFDAGRWLPPEECPDLPTERAGNSVIAIAGQLVVGCGESANQKEAHDEVEVFNPATSEWKTWPSMNRGRHGTGLVVIGDSLFTASGSGNRGGGPELTTTERLVLPK, encoded by the coding sequence ATGACGCGTTTGCTACTGTGTGCTCTGCTTCTTGCTACGTCGTCGCTGCTGCAGGCTGAACCACCTGAATTGAAGCCGAACGCATGGCTGAACGTCAAAACTGAAGGCCAGCCAACCGCTCGACATGAGGCAGCTTTGGTCGGCTTTCAGGGCAAACTTTTCTTGTTGGGTGGTCGCCGCATCAATCCGGTCGATGTCTACGATCCCGAGACCAATGTTTGGACGACAAAGTCTGAGACGCCGTTGGAACTGCATCACTTTCAAGGCGTGGTGGTTGGTGACGCGATCTATTTGATGGGAGCGATGACGGGCCCCTATCCAAAGGAGACTCCGCTCGAGAAGGTGGTTGTCTATCATCCCAAAGAAGACCGATTCGACTTCGTTCATTCCATTCCCGAATCACGACGTCGCGGCGGGGCCGGTGCAATCTATCGCGACGGTTGGATCTATTTGGTTGGTGGCATCACGAATGGACACGTCGACGGATGCCGAAGCTGGTTCGATCGGTATAACCCGAAGACGGGTGTGTGGGAGATCCTGCCTGACGCACCTCATGAACGCGACCACTTTCAAGCCGCGGTGATCGGCAATCGGCTGTATGCGGCGGGCGGGCGAGTGACGTCGAAACGCGATAACGCGGTCTTCTCGCAAACGATCAGCAAGATTGATGTTTACGACTTTGACGCGGGGCGGTGGTTGCCGCCGGAGGAATGCCCCGATCTACCGACCGAGCGTGCTGGGAACAGTGTGATTGCGATTGCTGGCCAGCTGGTCGTTGGCTGCGGCGAGAGCGCGAACCAGAAAGAAGCTCACGATGAAGTCGAAGTCTTCAACCCTGCAACGAGCGAGTGGAAAACGTGGCCGTCGATGAATCGAGGGCGACACGGAACGGGCTTGGTCGTGATTGGCGATTCGCTGTTCACCGCCTCGGGTAGTGGCAATCGAGGCGGCGGCCCGGAACTGACTACGACTGAACGATTGGTGCTACCAAAGTAG
- a CDS encoding GumC family protein, producing the protein MNERSFAEAEHFRPMRLSDLWQAVYRHRLSVVLWTIVLLPVLVFCVFLIPAQFDSYSQLLIRLGRGAVSMDQTATLSPTVSLQDSRASQVNSVREMLQSRAIAQKVVSEVGVDRVLEPHSLLSKTMQNLTSMLPGGDAKPMGDLSAEEVDEQLAEEMAIKKFQDSMNLFMAKDAYTIDLEVRTEDPFLSRDLLKALVEVYREHHAMAHSSSGSSEFFEEQSELAYTRAVQAKEELRVAKTERGIIDIGSAQSALRSLISQVESNLVDVEHELASAVSQRDRLIEQIGQQPETLQTQTIRGIPKATGDSMRQALYDLEVRYKEQSLKLSDDHPKLKVLREQLAAATEIAQAEQGERPQTTESTNPVRQALVMSLQQTDTNLSGLESKRKNLKGQAEKLNGELTQLNRDEVQLAELSWETNLAEAEYLRTAENRDNARLIDRLSSGAVSEIAVVQEPSLGLKKVKPKRSILLVLAAMLALGFGLVQALIRGLLATPQSADIDSNRNPPTRRRSDAGHGRYRGSDGVRGFNKPPETEPVVETEENGGLTAVPR; encoded by the coding sequence ATGAATGAACGCTCCTTTGCCGAAGCCGAGCACTTTCGTCCCATGCGATTGAGTGATCTCTGGCAAGCCGTCTATCGACATCGATTGTCGGTCGTGCTTTGGACGATTGTGCTGTTGCCCGTCCTCGTGTTTTGCGTCTTCCTGATTCCGGCCCAGTTCGATTCTTATTCACAACTGCTGATCCGGTTGGGGCGCGGTGCCGTTTCGATGGATCAAACCGCGACGCTCTCGCCGACCGTTTCGCTGCAAGACAGCCGGGCATCGCAGGTCAACAGCGTTCGCGAAATGTTGCAATCTCGCGCGATCGCTCAGAAGGTCGTCAGCGAAGTCGGCGTCGACCGAGTCTTGGAACCGCACAGCTTGCTGTCCAAGACGATGCAGAACCTCACATCGATGTTGCCCGGCGGCGACGCCAAACCAATGGGCGACTTGTCTGCCGAAGAAGTGGACGAACAGCTTGCCGAAGAAATGGCGATCAAGAAGTTTCAAGACTCAATGAATCTCTTCATGGCCAAGGACGCCTACACGATCGACTTGGAGGTTCGAACCGAGGATCCATTCCTCTCGCGAGATTTGCTGAAGGCTTTGGTTGAGGTTTACCGCGAACATCACGCGATGGCCCACAGTTCATCGGGTTCGTCGGAGTTCTTCGAAGAGCAATCGGAACTCGCCTACACACGTGCGGTTCAGGCGAAGGAAGAATTACGAGTTGCCAAAACAGAGCGAGGCATCATCGACATCGGTTCTGCACAGTCGGCCTTGCGTTCATTGATCAGCCAAGTCGAAAGCAACTTGGTCGATGTGGAACACGAATTGGCGTCGGCGGTCTCGCAGCGAGATCGTTTGATTGAGCAGATTGGTCAGCAACCCGAAACGTTGCAAACACAAACCATCCGTGGGATCCCCAAAGCAACCGGGGATTCGATGCGTCAGGCTTTGTATGACCTGGAAGTCCGTTACAAGGAACAATCGCTGAAGCTGAGTGACGACCATCCGAAATTGAAAGTGTTGCGGGAGCAGTTGGCCGCCGCGACTGAGATCGCTCAGGCAGAACAGGGCGAGCGACCTCAGACGACCGAGTCGACCAACCCGGTTCGGCAAGCGTTGGTGATGTCGCTGCAACAAACCGACACAAATCTTTCAGGGTTGGAATCCAAACGGAAGAACTTGAAGGGACAAGCTGAAAAGCTGAATGGAGAACTGACACAACTCAATCGCGATGAGGTTCAATTGGCGGAGCTGAGTTGGGAAACCAATTTGGCGGAAGCCGAGTACTTGCGGACGGCGGAGAATCGCGACAACGCTCGCTTGATTGATCGATTGTCGTCGGGTGCAGTCAGCGAAATCGCTGTGGTCCAGGAGCCTTCGCTCGGACTGAAGAAGGTCAAACCCAAACGGTCGATTTTGTTGGTCCTGGCCGCGATGTTGGCGTTGGGCTTTGGGCTGGTTCAGGCATTGATTCGCGGTTTGCTGGCGACGCCTCAATCGGCGGACATTGACTCCAATCGCAATCCACCGACCCGGCGACGAAGCGATGCGGGACATGGTCGCTACCGTGGTTCCGATGGTGTTCGCGGATTCAACAAGCCACCGGAAACAGAACCGGTGGTTGAAACCGAAGAAAACGGCGGGTTGACGGCGGTTCCTCGCTAA
- a CDS encoding polysaccharide deacetylase family protein has translation MVDLLVRYELAATFYIPRKSQLETLSEEKIRELSQRFEIGAHTMDHLALTTLPDVEAERQIHDSGAWVADVTGRPCEMFCPPLGKFQREHVNAIARHGFNGYRTVELLQCDPPKRRVRGDYVRGDKGWPLSSMTTSVQAHPHPRSAYLRNALKRASFGPLQRAWTLTGNTDWVGMVAVMLEEAARTGGVFHLWGHSWEIEANEQWPNLEKAFAMLAEAVQSGRAVTATNGEVCSSESPASLFRQLA, from the coding sequence TTGGTTGATCTGCTTGTTCGCTATGAGTTGGCGGCCACGTTCTACATTCCGCGAAAGTCTCAATTGGAGACTTTGTCCGAGGAGAAAATTCGGGAGCTGAGCCAGCGGTTTGAGATTGGTGCTCACACGATGGATCATCTGGCTTTGACAACGCTTCCGGATGTCGAGGCCGAGCGTCAGATCCACGACAGCGGTGCTTGGGTGGCCGATGTGACGGGTCGACCTTGCGAAATGTTCTGCCCTCCGCTGGGAAAGTTCCAACGCGAACACGTCAACGCTATCGCACGTCATGGTTTCAACGGTTATCGCACCGTCGAGTTGTTGCAGTGCGATCCACCCAAACGCCGTGTGCGTGGTGACTACGTTCGCGGTGACAAAGGATGGCCGTTGTCATCCATGACGACTTCGGTGCAGGCACATCCGCACCCGAGGTCGGCCTACCTACGCAACGCTTTGAAGCGGGCTTCGTTTGGTCCGCTTCAACGAGCCTGGACCCTGACCGGCAACACAGACTGGGTCGGGATGGTTGCCGTGATGTTGGAGGAAGCTGCACGAACGGGCGGTGTTTTCCATCTGTGGGGCCATAGCTGGGAAATCGAAGCGAACGAACAGTGGCCAAACCTCGAGAAGGCGTTTGCAATGCTGGCGGAAGCGGTTCAATCGGGGCGTGCAGTCACCGCGACGAATGGAGAAGTCTGTTCGAGCGAAAGCCCCGCTTCCCTTTTTCGACAACTCGCATAG
- a CDS encoding polysaccharide lyase family 7 protein, which translates to MRLILSPCLLLVCLPTVVAQSPAEVLDLSRWRLTLPIGAEGEGKPDEIRQPELDTFSNPEYFHVTDSHGVVFRAHCGGVTTKGSSFPRSELREMSPDGVTRADWGTEENTIHTLSMKVAITATPAKKRHVVCAQIHDAEDDLMMVRLEGEKLFVERNKIGDVMIDRHYQLGTPFELEIRAGQGHVRVSYNGEEVMDWKVARKGCYFKAGCYTQSNPKKGDEENSFGEVVISKLQLSDTASEFGQ; encoded by the coding sequence ATGCGTTTGATTCTATCGCCTTGTCTGTTGCTCGTTTGTCTACCGACCGTTGTGGCTCAGTCACCCGCGGAAGTTCTCGATCTATCCCGCTGGCGGTTGACGCTGCCGATCGGAGCTGAAGGCGAAGGAAAGCCAGACGAGATCCGGCAACCGGAACTCGATACTTTTTCCAATCCAGAATACTTTCACGTCACCGATTCACACGGTGTCGTCTTCCGTGCTCACTGCGGTGGAGTGACTACGAAGGGATCCAGCTTTCCACGCTCTGAACTCAGAGAGATGTCGCCGGATGGCGTGACACGGGCGGATTGGGGCACGGAGGAGAATACGATCCACACCCTGTCGATGAAGGTTGCCATCACAGCGACTCCAGCCAAGAAACGTCACGTCGTGTGCGCACAGATTCATGATGCCGAAGATGACTTGATGATGGTGCGTTTGGAGGGTGAAAAGCTATTTGTCGAGCGCAACAAAATCGGAGACGTGATGATCGACCGTCACTACCAACTCGGCACGCCATTCGAGCTTGAAATCCGAGCCGGTCAGGGGCACGTTCGGGTCTCTTACAACGGGGAGGAAGTGATGGATTGGAAGGTGGCTCGAAAAGGCTGCTACTTCAAAGCGGGTTGCTACACCCAATCGAATCCAAAGAAGGGAGACGAGGAAAATTCGTTCGGAGAAGTGGTCATTTCGAAGCTCCAACTTAGCGACACGGCTTCTGAGTTTGGACAGTAA
- a CDS encoding pentalenene synthase gives MRSLRESITITCVVSGLFLCSSLSVGNDALDVDPTRPERQILHLCETDGTPIRPLVTDEELRDRFDHQGTPEISADGKHIAFDAVTYDSTRTSQQSRIVIVDFDGDDAINVIDGELPSFSPDGKRLVFSRQRRYTNTDGAEGTSVWMMDIDGGNKKMVAHRGAWGGRWSPDGKSIVFYGGEKSTGVPVAKNCLRLFDIESETTTNVFSPDESPFGELSFQFEWAKDDSRRVVFGGPLKDTAELATGVIQVDQGISSLTVRTGDTMGASLIHGSSYDWKPDGNSFLMSGTIGDRILPISVSIDLLESLQTFDGIPDDVSASDPIHTPDGKHLIVSFRTQKQSASDSSQLR, from the coding sequence GTGCGATCTTTGCGAGAATCTATCACAATCACCTGTGTGGTGTCCGGTCTGTTCTTATGCTCGTCTTTGTCGGTCGGCAATGACGCGTTGGATGTCGATCCAACTCGGCCAGAACGGCAAATTCTGCACCTGTGCGAGACCGACGGGACTCCCATTCGGCCTCTGGTCACCGATGAAGAACTGAGGGATCGATTTGACCACCAAGGAACGCCGGAAATCTCGGCGGATGGCAAACACATCGCGTTTGATGCTGTGACCTACGATTCGACGCGAACGTCGCAGCAATCGCGAATCGTCATTGTCGACTTTGATGGCGACGACGCGATCAATGTCATTGATGGTGAACTGCCGTCGTTCTCGCCAGACGGAAAGCGGTTGGTTTTCAGTCGCCAACGTCGGTACACCAATACCGATGGTGCCGAAGGAACATCTGTTTGGATGATGGACATCGATGGCGGCAACAAAAAGATGGTTGCCCACCGAGGTGCATGGGGAGGACGATGGTCACCGGACGGAAAGTCGATTGTGTTTTACGGCGGCGAGAAGTCGACGGGGGTTCCAGTTGCGAAAAACTGCCTTCGACTCTTTGACATCGAAAGCGAAACGACAACCAACGTCTTTTCACCCGACGAATCGCCTTTCGGCGAATTGAGTTTCCAGTTCGAATGGGCAAAGGATGACTCACGCCGAGTTGTGTTTGGAGGCCCATTGAAAGACACCGCTGAGTTGGCAACGGGAGTGATTCAGGTGGACCAAGGAATCTCATCGCTGACCGTTCGGACTGGTGATACGATGGGAGCAAGTCTGATTCATGGCAGTTCGTACGACTGGAAACCGGACGGAAATTCGTTCTTGATGTCGGGAACGATTGGAGACCGAATTCTTCCGATTTCTGTTTCCATTGATTTGCTTGAGTCCTTGCAAACGTTTGATGGCATTCCAGACGACGTTTCGGCCTCAGATCCGATCCACACTCCCGATGGAAAGCACCTCATTGTTTCCTTCCGAACCCAGAAGCAATCGGCATCTGATTCGAGCCAGTTGCGTTAG
- a CDS encoding glycosyltransferase produces the protein MNDSMSGAGAIANARMTVWNSGIADEIHDLVKQQEIEVVHFHNTFPAISPAAIKAAHDAGAATVLTLHNSRILCAKAVCFRDGQPCTDCVSATFATPAIRHACFHDSRLASGVVAVKNWLHRSRKTYQRSLNLAIAPTQFVKTRFEESGHPMPPIVVKPHFVESELPLGEGEGGYALFVGRLSEEKGLKVLLDAWERLTQPIPLKIIGDGPLKHLLDQPRENVEYLGRLEQDAVYQTMADAAMLILPSHCAESFGRVVVEAFACGTPVVCANQGGQAELVHPAVGALFQSGDASELASVVDRFVEYAEETIAMRDAAREEYESKYTAAINHEQLLQIYERALVARGRNDATRVADSDLRIDLQHPVGSSVEPHLAPTPLAEPATFSQANSSQSEQAHDKPLRGHDELGRRASSRSPLG, from the coding sequence ATGAATGATTCGATGTCTGGCGCGGGAGCGATCGCGAATGCTCGGATGACCGTTTGGAATTCGGGCATCGCCGACGAAATCCACGACTTGGTGAAGCAGCAAGAAATTGAGGTGGTGCACTTCCACAATACTTTCCCGGCGATTTCTCCCGCCGCGATCAAGGCCGCTCATGATGCGGGAGCAGCGACCGTGTTAACGCTGCACAATTCGCGAATTCTTTGTGCCAAGGCAGTCTGCTTTCGCGACGGGCAACCTTGCACCGATTGTGTGTCCGCTACTTTTGCGACCCCAGCGATTCGGCATGCGTGCTTTCACGACAGCCGCTTGGCATCCGGAGTCGTCGCCGTGAAGAATTGGCTGCATCGATCCCGCAAGACTTATCAGCGTTCGCTCAACTTGGCGATCGCTCCGACGCAGTTCGTCAAAACTCGTTTTGAAGAATCGGGTCACCCGATGCCACCGATCGTCGTCAAACCTCACTTCGTCGAATCGGAATTGCCGCTCGGTGAGGGTGAAGGCGGCTACGCGTTGTTCGTCGGCCGCTTGAGCGAGGAAAAGGGACTGAAGGTTTTGTTGGATGCCTGGGAGCGACTGACTCAGCCCATTCCGTTGAAGATCATCGGAGACGGACCGCTCAAACACTTGCTGGACCAGCCGCGTGAAAACGTCGAGTATCTCGGACGGTTGGAACAGGACGCGGTCTACCAGACGATGGCCGATGCGGCGATGTTGATTCTGCCGTCTCATTGTGCGGAGTCGTTCGGCCGAGTCGTTGTCGAAGCTTTCGCATGTGGAACACCGGTTGTGTGCGCAAACCAAGGCGGTCAAGCTGAGTTGGTGCACCCGGCCGTGGGCGCTCTGTTCCAAAGCGGCGACGCCAGCGAACTTGCCTCCGTGGTGGATCGCTTTGTCGAGTACGCGGAAGAAACAATCGCGATGCGTGACGCGGCTCGTGAAGAATACGAATCCAAGTACACCGCGGCGATCAATCACGAACAGTTGCTTCAGATTTACGAACGAGCGTTGGTCGCTCGCGGGCGAAACGATGCGACTCGAGTTGCAGACTCGGATTTGCGGATCGATCTGCAGCACCCGGTTGGCTCCTCCGTAGAACCACATTTAGCCCCGACACCACTCGCAGAACCGGCGACATTTTCGCAAGCGAATTCCTCCCAATCCGAACAGGCACATGACAAACCGTTGCGTGGTCACGACGAGCTGGGACGACGGGCATCCTCTCGATCACCGCTTGGTTGA
- a CDS encoding iron-sulfur cluster assembly scaffold protein, translating to MPNEQDIHEPHVLDHYEDPYHRGILESASHMHEGNNPQCGDRIVITLKLDDSAKVSEAWFEGEGCVISQASASMLIELMEGKTMEEAKAFTADEMLELVGPNLAPDCHDCCLLSWSILQAALSSPMDDDGDSSAPTGPSLGEEQ from the coding sequence ATGCCGAACGAGCAGGACATTCACGAACCGCACGTGCTGGATCACTACGAAGACCCGTATCATCGCGGGATTTTGGAATCCGCCAGTCACATGCACGAGGGGAACAACCCTCAGTGCGGCGACCGAATCGTGATCACGCTGAAGCTGGATGATTCCGCAAAAGTTTCCGAGGCTTGGTTTGAAGGTGAAGGTTGCGTGATCAGTCAAGCGTCCGCGTCGATGTTGATCGAACTGATGGAAGGCAAGACGATGGAGGAGGCAAAAGCTTTCACCGCCGACGAGATGCTGGAATTGGTCGGTCCCAACCTGGCTCCTGATTGCCACGATTGCTGCCTTCTTTCCTGGAGTATCCTGCAAGCAGCGTTGAGTTCTCCGATGGACGACGACGGTGATTCGTCCGCACCGACCGGACCATCGCTCGGGGAAGAACAGTGA